A segment of the Odontesthes bonariensis isolate fOdoBon6 chromosome 8, fOdoBon6.hap1, whole genome shotgun sequence genome:
TGGATTTCCTGGAGGTTTTCTTCCGTCTCCAACTCCACATGGTTCCCGCTGAACTTGGCGCATTCGATCCAATAAGGCACGTTCCTTCGCTGTCCTCGCGACATAAGCCTTGCACCAAAAAGTCAATGGGAGACCGCGTAAGGAAGTTTAAATGCAGTACACGGCAACAGGACAAGACATAAACGATGAGACGCCCGCAACATCGTCACAGCAGCCCGTTCCGCCTCCGCGCGTACCAGCCGAGGCAGGCGCAGCAGCCCACCACGGTCAGGATGGTGCCCAGCAGCAGGGCCAGAGCGTCGCCCGCATCGTAAGCCTCAGCCGGGGTGACCAGCGAGGCAATCAGCAGCCAGACAATCACTGCAAGCTCGAGTTTGGGAGCCATGTTGAGCTTTTCCTCTGTTGCTGTTGACAGGAAGCTGGAGCTGATGCGCCTGCGTTAAAGTCAGATGACAGCAGTTTAGCGGATGGACTTCCTGGTGCGCTCAGCCAATTGCAGCGCTGCTGGGCCTTAAACCGGGatgcttttttttgtgcttcagTCCATTTCAACCATTCATCCTGCAACATTAAAACATAACACAGCTGCCACTTGATGTATTTTTTAAGTGTGATAAAGAAACTAAAGTAAATAAATCCTGGACTTTATTCAGCAACGGGAACATTTTGGAAAAGTCTTATTATTAGTCACAGTCTGGTAGTTTAGGATGTCGGTGCCTCATGTCTTTGCCCCTCAGCCcctgctataaaaaaaaaactagaccATTTTGGCTCATCAACAGCTCCTGTCTGAATTAATATCCTCTGACATGAACACATGTTGACATATGGGGATTTTACTTTATGAGTCACGTCCATCGCAGCCACAAGCCTTCAACATTAGACCAACCAGCTGCATAAAAGCTGAGTTCGCCCTCATGGTTCCCTGCTCCAAATGAATGGATTACTTCATCAGATCATCACTGAGGCAATGGATTCTCCACTTGTTCATTCAGTAACCACTAATAGACGACTCAACAGTGTGTCGAGGCACTTAAATGCAGTCGAGCTGATTATGCCGCTAATCTGAGATTATGAGCTGCACAAGTTTGTgttgtgtcatttctctccacaACACTGTCCTAACCTGacccctttttttaaatttattgtgCTGCATCAACTTAGATAAGCATTGACTGATTCAATTCAAAACACAGCCCAAGTTCTGAAGCCTGTTAAAGATTTTGAAGCAGGTGTGTAGAAgcagaaaaacatcaaaaacgTGTTTGAGAGTGAGTCCCCAGGAGCAAACACTGACTTGGGTTTGTGAACTTTCCTCAAGAAATCACAAGGAAGCAAGTTCAGACATACTATGATGATCTTTATTTAATCCAAGCTCTCCTCTTTAGGTTCGGTGTGAATTCATAGAAAAGGGGTGTTTTATGCATCATTTTATGCTTcttctgagggaaaaaaaataataattcaccAACACTTCATCAATCATAGCAATTTTGAGTAAtgagcttaaaggggaactgtggtattttcaacattaagcctcttttctgagtcgtctgcaatgttttagaacccccctcaccgcttttttgatgtttactgctgtctccggtatttgcctaattttgattcttctcaacctgcttcagaatggcaagtcatatgcatgtcctaaaaggtccgtaatccatatcaaattttgtggcgaaaagttgcttctgtcgtgttttatttggcagctcgttcatgctcgcactattttcttagcggtggcggagtaatatcaacgaacatccagtacaaaatgtcaaataaaacacaacagaagcaacttttcgccacgaaatttgatatggattaccagtgcacaccagtaaccactccggtgagttgattattttgaaaacggacgtttattgtgcttttacggacctttttggacatgcgcatgacttgccgttctgaagcaggttgagaagaatcaaaattaggcaaataccggagacagcagtaaacataaaaaaagcggtgaggggggttctaaaacattgcagacgactcagaaaagaggcttaatgttgaaaatactgcagttcccctttaaagcgatacaatgtaacttctcaaaaagcccactctggagctccccctacaggcttggaggtaatgtacggttacactgtcgtaaatacaacaccctttcactttcacttttcacgtttgttgacgaaccggcgaggagtcagaaggtgcaagctatgtcgaccgagaaggtaagagtaatcaaatgtacctgggagcgtgagaggggtctatttgtttttgcggtaggtgtgccagaaagcaagtcgaagtacttccgctcagctcccgggccgctccagcaaagttacatagcgcagtttttccaactcagacccccgaagggcataggagacaggccaatcgtaatattaaaactcattctagccgcacaatttttttcaagctgttattttaaggtagaaatgttacatagttgCTTTAATGTGCTTCGGAGCGGGATATGTGTTCAGTCTAAGTTTAAAGCGAGCAACCTTTTTGTAATTGGACTTGAGGCTTGCATCGTTTGTCGAACCATAAATCTTGCTTCATAGTCCACTCTTCTCAACCGGTTCAATGTTTCCACCTACAGAAATCTCCAGCTCTAACTGGGCTGATACCCCCCTGATCTCCCGAGACGTCCAAAAGTCCTTAAAATGACCCGTGTTGTCATGACCAAGCATGCCAGCATCTTACTCCATGATACAAACTGTTTGGTTTGTAGAGCTGGAGGGGGGGTGTTGCAGCGCCTGTATCTCTCTGCAGGCTCTCCTGGGGCACTCTGCCTGTAATTAAATTAGAGAGCACAAGCCAAAGTAAAATATTGACCTTGTAAGGCTGCCATACCTCTGTACCTGCCTGCTCTGAGCAAGGAGATGAATAGACGCACACTGTCTCTGCACACTGTGCTGGCTTTCAAATCATACACTCCCTCACTTGCTCCTGCTGTCAGTTTGGCAGtttgtttcacacacacacacacatacacacacatgcacacacacacacacacacacacacacacacacaggtttttGCGATTCCTCTCTGATCTGTGTGCCCGCCTTCCTCAGAGCACATGGCTATTACAAGCAGATCAAAGAGCTTCTCATTAAGAACGTATAGTAAATCACAAAACAGCAAACtggttttgatttgttttctatTAATACTTAGAAGGTACAAGCCTCTTTTGATTAAAGTTCATTGAAGTCTGGTGAATTAACCTGGGTCAAGGAAAGGCCACAAAGTTTCCTTGTATAGTCGTAATTGTATAACTTCTCCAGTGCCGTCTCTGctccaatgtttttttttttttcaaatgtgatGCACCAAAATGTTCTCATTTACAGCAATTTCTTCTATCTTAAGGCATATATTCAAGTTAACGTTTATCTTTTTGCAATGTTGTGCTGGCAGTATCGTCACATTTTATTTACCTCATGCTAAATCTACTTGTTAGATACCCACAATATCAGCAGCACTTAACCTGGATTTCAGCTTTGCTGGTAATTGTTAATTGGGATGATGAGAAAAGCATCCAGAAATTGTTAAGAGTGTTTGTCTAAGCAGCCACAGTGGCATTAATCTTCTCAATTTATGTGCTCTGCATTGTAATGGGCTGCTAAGCACTTAAAAGAAATGTACTTCAAATCTGTTGTCTTGGGAGACTGAAAGGGATTTAGTAGtttctgtacacacacacacacacacacacacacacacacacacacacacacacacacacacacagtgtttaGTGTTGTGAAATACAATATATTGTTATACTGCAGGTGTGGTGCCTCCTGGCACAGCTGATCAGCTTCCACAATGTGTGATGACTGAAACAAATTTCAGTCCTGAATACTTAATTATCATCCATTATGATTTCAATAATTGGAAAAATAATAGGAGGAAATCAGTTTTTTTGCAGGCAAAACAGTTCCGAGACAAATTGCATTAAAGAAATTAACCATCTCCCATTAGATGTGTGTATTcatttaatcattcattcatgttATTTTAACACCCAATTATCAGCAGCTCTCCCCTTGTTGTTGCGCTGTTTTTATCCCACATTATTCAAAAGAGGGCTGCAGGTACCATTAACTGCCTGTACAAGAAGTAATCCTGTAATCTCACCGTTCCACATGCTTCACTGTGAAATAGGGTAATAAGTAccgtagcagccaggtgctacCAATCAAACGCACTTGACTATACACTTCACAGGCGAGAGCACCTCTTTAAAAGCcgaagttttgtcagtttgctgctctggagcattcaagtgtgtgttaacacaatgccaaggaggaaagacatcagcagtgatcttATTGTTGTAGAGTTGTAAGACCATTTCTAAACTATTTTGAAAAAGTgggaaacattcaagacagttatCGATCTATCCGGTTATGGACATGGTTGCAAGGTCCAGAGATCATGCAATCAATCTCAGACTCCACAGAcctcaaaattcaaattcatgacagtacaattagacaAAAAGACTAAAGAAGGATTTGATTGGAAGGATTTTCAGGAAAAAAACTATGGCAGCACAGCCTGAGTTTGCAAAGTTGCaactgaacaaaccacaagacctTTGGAACAATAACCTTTGGACAGACGAGACTAAAGTGGAGATGTTCAGTCCAATCAAAGCAAACAGAATAGAAAGGGTGATCAAAAGGGCTCAGTACTGCATCAAGTCATCCAAGGGTTTAACAGAGAGCATTAGTCTCATAACATGCACGGTTAAAGCatcaggaggggaaaaaaaccacTTGTACAATTTCAAAGAGCTATGACAGTCTGACACCGAAAGATCAATGTGGAGCTCACATGCCGAGCAGGAGTAATCAATCAAAGGTGTTGGTAACCGGGTCCAGGTGAACTCAGTCAGACAATCAGGGGAGATGCAGCAGGTGCAAGAAAGAGCAGAGCACAGGGAGAACTACAAAATTAAATGGAACGAGGAAAACAACTCAGGCTATGGTTAGGTTGTGCAGCTGGACAATGATGCCGAGCACACCAACAAACCTTCAACAAATTGGctgaaagtgaaaagaatcaaggtgttgcaactgCCCACTCAAAGTCCAGATCTCAACCATGAGACCATGAGAGATCTGTGCTAAATCAATACCAGAAAAGCTAAACGAGCTGTTGTAAAGAAGAGTGCTGCTGCTCATCTGAGGCTGCATTTACCGAATGTAAGGCCAGAAGAGAAAAACTGTACGAACCTCAGAACTGAAAGCTTTCTTTTTAACATGACTGTATGCTGCTTTCGCACTAACTGTTTCCAGTAAATCCACTTTAATTTGCTGCTTCCCTTCTGTCCTCCGGAGGCATTTTTCCCCCTCAGTCGAGCTAAAGCACGACTTGCTGCCAGGAAACAGTGGCAAGTCAGACCCTCTATAAAAATGTCTATCTTCATTTTTGCTTCAATTTAGTGTTCTTTTATGTGAAGGCACTGGTGTTTTGTGCAGCTCtgacaaaaaataaactttacaGGTACTTAGATGAcacttttttaaagaattttaaCACAGATTGTACCATTTGTTCCGGTTTTTCAATATTCATCCTTTGCAAAATTTTAAATAACCCCACGCTTGCTCAGTTATCTTTTTATCTCACTCATTTTGACATCTTTGCTGAGTTAATAtgtcctcaaatgttttaagaatGAAAAGGCGGGTTTTCGGAGccagtgttttttattttttaatccattCTCAATTACTTCACACAACAAAGAAGAAAGACTTCCATCTTTAACAAACAACGCCAACCGTCACTCCCTGAAGATTAATTAATTCAGAAATTGGTTTCtctgaaaaaaaacccactgaaAAGATGACCCTTCAAAGCAACCGCTGCTTTTGTAGTGCTTCACTGCACCATCCATAATGAATTGTACTGGGAGGGACATGACAAATGGATTATCCTGTGTCTTTTGTACCAGTGTTAGAGATGTTAAATTGTTTAAGAGGGCTTGAATAAACGCTGAAAAAAGAATAGAAGGGCAGCTTGGTTCTGCATAACATAGCGTTGGACCAAATTGACTCACATGCTGTTAGGGATGTGGGAAGCACTGAAACACATCATAAACCTGCAAAAAACAAGTGACCCAGTGTAATTATCTATTCATAATGGAAGCTGAGAGGGTGTATGAGGGTGGATGCTTGACAATCACACTTCTGTGTGTTACTCTGACAGCTGTACGATGCTTAAAAGGGTAATGAATTCATCGCCTCATTGTTCCTTTGTTTTACCAGGCACTCAAAATTTGCTTGAGGACTTTCTTCACAGTGAATATTTAGTCATCTTTACTATCATGCCTCAGTAATGTCATCAGCACACAATATGTAGTTGTAACCTTCGTTCCTGGTGCATTTAAATTATGTTTGAGAGCTGCCAAACAGAATTGCTTTCAAAAGTTGGAGAATCAAAcctaaaacaaaacatcaaagaagACTTAGCCTGGTTTTAGGCTTTGATAAGGTTACTGTTCAGCTTCTGAATGCCAAGTCTTCCTAGGAGCGCCTGAACtttgaaagaaacaaaaagcgcACCTGCAGCAGTGGAGTGATAGCACTGAGTGCTGTGATTGATTTCCTACACCAGAAAAATTACAGTCTCGACAGGTGCGTTGACTGAAATGGATGGAAATTAATGGCCTCCTGGAAGGTGGGACATCAATCCAAAATACTGTATACAAATCACTACGCACCAAATAAGGCTTCTTTGAGGTACTGCATCTCAATCTAGGTATATTCAAATATTATCAAAAGCCTTTCTTTCGAGCATTATCATCAAAATCAGTCAAAAAGAAGCTTGCCAGAATTTTTTTACCATCATTTGGTGCAGTTTTAGTTTTTTGAGTTTATGGCAAAGTGTTCTGCAGAGTTGAAAGAAACTGGAATCAGGCAATAATTCCTCATAGATTCATGACAACAAATGACCACTTCACGCTGTTATTTGATGGCATAAAAATGGATTTATCCTATTTTAAGTATTTATTTCTGATATCAAAGTGTAGTTCTTCTTGTAAAACATCTGAAGTGTTAACTGTCATGTTCCCCATCTAATTCTTTTGCACTTAATTACATGCTTTGGTAAAAACAGACAGCTTAGACGTGGGATATTTGATCTTAATAAGAGTAGATATGTCTTATTAATGTCTATTGTTACTATTTAGTTTAAATTCAGGCTATTAAAGTCTGAAAAGCACAAGTTTTAGAAAGCATGTATATCACAACTAGATGTGGATTCAGCAGCTTCAGTTTTTTTGCCTGGGAGCAATAAGATAAGACCTTCAGTATCCAATAAAACAAGCCTCGTTTCTTTTTCAGATCAGACGATAATTATGGAGAACTCAAACATTGTGTTTTGGTCAATAAATCAGTGTAATACTTGTAGAAGGAGACATATAAGTTGATAAGTGAAGGCATAAGGCAGGTCTTGCCATGCCTTTCTAAAGAGTTTGACCTGCACCTACTCCTCTGCTTGAATAAAGTGGCCAAGTGGCAGCTGTAACTCCTGAAGTCATCAAGCCATTCCTGTTTGCCAGGCAACATTTTCATCTTAAATCACTTTCCTGACTTACCAAGATGCCATCTATGCCTGGTGGCATGGATAAATGGTCAATCAAAGATCATTATGAATTGTACACTTACGCAGGTTTATGGGCAAATCTGAAACACTTAAGGCGTAACATTGGATACATTAGAGCTAATGACATTCCAGTCGCAACTTTTATGCAAAAAGGCTGTCAGATTAAGTAGAAGTAGTAGGTTATTTATCTGAAAGAATCATACTAGTTGCAGCCTGCTGCTAATAACTGCCCAAATGATTTCTGTAGGTAATTCTGGCACTTTTGAAACATCTTTTATTCTAACAATGACAATGGGAAAGTTGGCTGTATATGGGAGCAGCTAGTTAAGCTTTCCAATGCCCAAGTAAAGCCAGGAATAAGACCCCAGATGAGTTGAGGAGGAGTCATCCAGGATGTCAGGCTGAAGCAAATGGAGAGCCATTTCATTCGttgatcatcatgggaaatgtgatgAGCCCTGTCCAGGATATTATGAGAATATGAGGAAGGTAATAGTTTTTGCTTCACTGAGAGATGCTTGCAGAAAAACTCTGATGCCTTTCCACACAGCTTTCAGACTATGCTGACAGACATAGACTGCAGAGACCTTTGTCCATGTGTATAGTTGTATATGTCATATAATTTTCCTCATCATGTTTCTCAGAACCAGAAGGAAGTAGCGCTTGTCTTAGGTTAAACAGAAATATATGACAATTTATCTAAACGATAGATTATAGAAAACAATGAGTGATAAGCTGGTGATCAATGAGATTTATCGCACACCGATTAAAACTAATGATAAAACACCAAATCACTTCGAGAGGAAACATCAGTTGGAGCTCACAAAATGACGAGATTAAAGGTTTTACATCTAACATGTCAGGTGATGAATCTTGAATATATTTTTCAGTGGAACAGTGGATTTATTGTACTTTGGTTTCTAAAAGCATCTCTTTTACGGATGAGCATCTCCGAAACCGAAAACTTTTGGAATCGATGGAACAGAGTACAATGCTGCTTTACCCAAGGTGATCAAGCGTTCCTCAGCTGCACCCTAATGCATGCCCCTTGTCAAAAATGGCTGACAGCTGAGTTCTTCACTGTTATTCAtagcatgtgtgcatgtgtattcATGGGAGATTGATAGCTCATCACATTTCCTGTCGTGGTATAAATGTCACCTCCGTAGCTAGAAATGATGAATAAGTCAAATTTGTTTCATGAACTGTGTTCATTTGCATAGAAGcacaagcacaaacaaacaaacacacacacacacacacacacacacacacacacacacacacacacacacacacacaaaagatgaGCAAAATCACAGTAAAAAAGAGCAGAATTATCTAGAACTTTGAAATGGTGCCCGTTAATGACATGGTGGCAGATACAGTTCTCAGTGTGAACAAGCACAAAACTGGAACCAGAAATCATAAAGACTGTGTCTTCTCTGCTGGTTGACTGGTGACATCACAGCAATCCAAAGAATCAACTGCTGTTTCCAGCACACTGCCCCAGAAATATTTCCTTCTGTTTTTTGCAAaaatttacttttttgtttggtgagctgctctgtgatggactgttgaCCTTTCGCCCAACGGCTGtttggataggctccagcccccccgcgaccctgaaTTATTTTAAGCGGGCacagaaaatggatagatggacggATTTTGGTGAGCCGTAGATATGCTGGCAGATTTATCTCATGCTCACTGTTTCCAGGTGTTTCAAGCTTTCATGCTGAGCTACGCTAATTGCTAACTGTTTTTAATCTAACACTTTGATCTTCTCATCTGAATATTAGCAACAAATGTGTGAATTTCATAGAATGTCACACTATTCCTTCAATTCTCTTGTAAGCCAAGAAGCGAGTAAGatctatgtatatgtgtgtcaaATGCTGTCCTGGTGAATGTCATTGTGATTTAATTTGATCTTTTGCACTTTAAGACCAAACTTTTAATCCAGTCGACTTTATACAATGACAATAATTCGGATTGTATGGTATTAGTGTTGCCTGTTGAACTGTCTGCAAGATCATACAAACCAGAACAACCTAATTTTGATGAAACATGGCATAGGCAAAGGAAGAATCCAGCACATATGCAtcactttcattacagctgcAAAATAGGGTACTGGCCTATTTTTTGCTCTCAAAATACCTAGTTCTTGTTATATTTCAGCAACCATACTAatgtttaaaacacacacagaaaaaaagataagaTACACAGGCAAATACCACAAAAATAACCACATTGTCTCTAGAACAATGTCCAGGttgggtaagaaaatgtttctTTAGTAATATTTGCTGTACTGCCTCTCTAATTAAGCCTTGCTGTTCCTGTCAGTTGTTTCAGATGACACGCGAGCTGTCTGTGGTACCTATTCAAAATGGTTCCTTCAGCAAAAGAATACACTGGACGAAAGTCGCTTTATTGCTGCTTTGTTGATGTTGCAGGGTGTGGATTCATCTGATTCGTTTGAGAACTCTGAAATCACATTAAGCGCAGAAAATGAACATGTGAAGCTATCAAAGTTTAAACTCTTACTTCGTTTCTGTCACGATCTGAGGATTTTTCTGTTTAGTCTCTGTTAGTCCCCAGTTAGTTTAGCCCTGCCATTTCCTCACCTCTCCTCAGTTCCTTCCTGCCAGTCGTCAGCtccactcacttcacctgtgctTCTTCCCTCAGCTGCCTTCACTCACTAACCACCCTCCTCTGCATTTAAACTCATGAgtcattgtcagatcctcaTCACAGCAATCCATGGTTTTCCCTGTCAGTCCTTGTCCATCCTTGTGTTTAGTTTGTTTacggtgttttttctttttgttcctaAATAAACGGACTTGAGTTTCCTCCTGTCCCGTGTCTGCATCTGGGT
Coding sequences within it:
- the LOC142385750 gene encoding small integral membrane protein 30; the encoded protein is MAPKLELAVIVWLLIASLVTPAEAYDAGDALALLLGTILTVVGCCACLGWYARRRNGLL